From the genome of Leptotrichia sp. oral taxon 847:
ATAAAAAAATGAAATCTTATAAAAAAGTGAGATGGTTTATAAGTTCAAGTTTAAATAAAGCTAAAAAAATTTTGGTGCAAAGTGAGAAAGATGCGAAACGATATGAAAATTTAAAAATAAAAAGTGAGAAAATAAAAGTTTTTAAAAATTTAAAATATTCGATAAAATATGATATTATTTCCGAAGAAAGAAAGAATAAATATCTCAAAGAAATTTTAGATAAAAATAAAAAAATTATAGTTTGTGGGAGTACTAGGGAAAATGAAGAAAGAATTTGGCTGAAAGTTTTTAAAAAAATAAATATTAAAAATGAATATCAGCTGGTGCTAGTCCCTAGACATCTGGAAAGAATAAAAAAAGTAGAAGATGAAATTTTAAAATTATTTCCTCAAAAAAATTATTCTTTGCTTTCGGATTTTGAAAATTGGAAAAATCTAAAAAAAACTGAAATAGTAGTTGTGAATAAAATGGGAGTGCTCACAGATTTTTATCAAATGGCAGATTTTGTGTTTGTAGGTGGGACACTTGTAAATGTTGGCGGACATTCGATTTTAGAGCCGCTGTATTATGGAAGAAAGCCGATAATTGGAAAGTACTACCAAAATATCGAACAGATCGTAAATGATGCGAAAAAGTTTAATTTTGTTGAAATTGCAGAAAGTGAAGATGAGATTATTAATTATTTAAAAAGTGGAGAAAAAATAAATACAAAAGAATTTTTTGAAAAAAATAATGAAATAGATAAAATAGTGAAAGAAATATTTTGATTTGGAGCAAGATTATGGACAATAAAAAAAGAGAAAATAGATTGAGAGAAAAACTAATTAAAGCTGAAAAAAATAAAAAAATTTTATCAAAGGAAGAACTTGAGCGAAGGGAAAAAATAAAAAAAATAAACGATGAATTTAA
Proteins encoded in this window:
- a CDS encoding 3-deoxy-D-manno-octulosonic acid transferase codes for the protein MLIVYNLIRFFLYFVIMILSLFNRKLLGFFKTRLFQKISSEKFLGKNEKSILIHLSSVGEFNLSCELIEKILSRNEKVIISVMTDTGFLAINKKYSDNKNVKILYFPLDDFFVLKKIYKRYKIKKTIIIETEIWVNLYYLAAKFGDLFVVNGRLTDKKMKSYKKVRWFISSSLNKAKKILVQSEKDAKRYENLKIKSEKIKVFKNLKYSIKYDIISEERKNKYLKEILDKNKKIIVCGSTRENEERIWLKVFKKINIKNEYQLVLVPRHLERIKKVEDEILKLFPQKNYSLLSDFENWKNLKKTEIVVVNKMGVLTDFYQMADFVFVGGTLVNVGGHSILEPLYYGRKPIIGKYYQNIEQIVNDAKKFNFVEIAESEDEIINYLKSGEKINTKEFFEKNNEIDKIVKEIF